A region of Paenibacillus sp. JNUCC-31 DNA encodes the following proteins:
- a CDS encoding type 1 glutamine amidotransferase domain-containing protein, with amino-acid sequence MMRLTGKKVIALVDEEFEDLELWYPVHRVREEGAEVHLAGEKKGKTYIGKYGVPAEAEYSFEELDSSQYDGILVPGGWAPDKLRRYPKVLELVKEMHADQKPIGQICHAGWVLISAKILDGVTVTSTPGIRDDMENAGAIWKDEAVVVDGHIISARRPPDLPPYGKAFCDALAEK; translated from the coding sequence ATGATGAGACTAACAGGCAAAAAAGTCATCGCCCTGGTCGATGAAGAATTCGAAGATCTGGAACTGTGGTATCCGGTGCATCGTGTTCGCGAAGAAGGAGCCGAAGTGCATCTCGCCGGAGAGAAAAAAGGCAAAACCTACATCGGTAAATATGGTGTTCCTGCAGAGGCGGAATACAGTTTTGAAGAACTCGACAGCTCACAATATGATGGAATTCTTGTACCCGGAGGCTGGGCACCGGACAAGCTGCGACGTTATCCCAAAGTACTTGAACTCGTCAAGGAAATGCATGCGGATCAGAAACCCATCGGTCAGATCTGTCACGCAGGCTGGGTATTGATCTCTGCCAAAATACTGGACGGGGTTACCGTCACTTCTACCCCGGGAATCCGGGATGACATGGAAAATGCCGGAGCCATCTGGAAAGATGAAGCTGTTGTCGTAGATGGACACATCATTTCGGCTCGTCGTCCGCCTGACCTTCCTCCGTATGGCAAAGCATTTTGTGATGCCCTTGCTGAAAAATAA
- the ytxJ gene encoding bacillithiol system redox-active protein YtxJ — protein MADMTKMTSIEQLNSAVEATEDQPLLLFKHSTRCPISASAYQEMNDYLQNSPSEQVQYGIIYVVEDRPVSNEAADKLGVKHESPQAILVKKGIPVWHTSHSNITSTTITNALRES, from the coding sequence ATGGCTGACATGACTAAAATGACAAGTATTGAACAGCTAAACTCCGCAGTGGAGGCTACCGAGGATCAACCTTTGCTTCTGTTTAAGCACAGTACACGCTGTCCGATCAGCGCGAGTGCCTATCAGGAGATGAACGATTATTTGCAAAATAGTCCAAGTGAACAGGTGCAATACGGGATCATTTATGTAGTGGAAGACCGTCCTGTGTCCAATGAAGCAGCGGATAAGCTGGGTGTTAAGCACGAATCTCCGCAGGCGATTCTAGTCAAAAAGGGAATTCCTGTATGGCATACTTCCCATTCGAATATTACTTCAACCACAATCACGAATGCACTGCGTGAGTCCTAA
- a CDS encoding CoA-binding protein, with amino-acid sequence MEFNNPTREEIGQLLRKAGNIAVVGLSDKSDRTSYMVAEAMQSRGYRIIPVNPQVQGEILGETVYATLADIPEPVDIVNVFRRDEYCADVAREAAAIKANVLWLQLGIHSDEAVQIAAESGMTAVTNRCIKVEDSIVLRGAGRG; translated from the coding sequence ATGGAATTTAACAACCCTACTCGTGAAGAAATTGGACAACTTTTGCGCAAGGCAGGCAACATCGCAGTCGTCGGCTTATCGGACAAATCGGATCGTACCTCCTATATGGTAGCGGAGGCCATGCAAAGCAGAGGATATCGTATCATACCGGTAAATCCTCAAGTGCAAGGCGAGATTCTCGGTGAGACGGTATACGCTACACTCGCGGACATTCCTGAGCCGGTTGACATTGTGAACGTATTCCGCCGTGATGAATATTGTGCGGATGTCGCTCGTGAAGCTGCCGCGATCAAGGCCAATGTATTATGGCTCCAGCTTGGTATTCACAGTGATGAAGCCGTACAGATTGCTGCTGAGAGCGGTATGACAGCAGTGACGAATCGTTGTATCAAGGTAGAGGACTCCATCGTTCTGCGCGGTGCTGGACGCGGTTAA
- a CDS encoding MFS transporter translates to MQTNTKPAKILRSPFFIAMWLTLFLVEIIKGALLVAILPVYMDNILGLSAGVIGVAFALQYLGDNLFRAPSGWAAERIGFRATMVTALICTLIAVIMIIFFKSAFGLAMACLILGIGTSPLWPCAMTGVTAMSGPQNKNGTAMGALEMAALGGTGLGPIGMNWLLERTHHDYRTIFLVLMGVAILVILVALILPGRVVVEGEHVEESKRADMKFPAKPNLLTPFIRLQKSVQGTLQRVRSTLNVNPLVYPALFMQSFVIGLLSPVITLYTRTDLHISPNLYSLLLIAGGGITVIALLPVGKMVDRFGTAPFLNIGFLMAAVSLFAFSSITSIPVVFGIVMLVGVSYAMILPAWNAFVATLIPKGERGAIWGFFLTLQGSGMVVGPIVSGLLWDHISHPAPFIGSAVVMAGLAVVHYVLSRKPYRTAPVK, encoded by the coding sequence ATGCAAACCAATACAAAACCAGCCAAAATCCTGCGCTCACCTTTTTTTATCGCCATGTGGCTAACACTTTTTCTAGTTGAAATTATCAAAGGAGCCCTGTTGGTCGCTATTCTGCCCGTGTATATGGACAATATTCTGGGCCTGTCCGCTGGCGTGATTGGTGTGGCCTTTGCCCTTCAATATTTGGGAGATAATCTGTTCCGGGCTCCCTCCGGCTGGGCAGCAGAACGGATCGGGTTCCGCGCGACCATGGTGACGGCACTGATCTGTACATTGATTGCTGTAATCATGATTATATTTTTCAAAAGTGCATTTGGGCTTGCCATGGCTTGTCTCATTCTCGGAATCGGGACGTCACCCCTTTGGCCTTGTGCCATGACAGGCGTGACGGCAATGTCGGGCCCACAGAACAAGAACGGCACAGCCATGGGCGCGCTGGAGATGGCGGCTCTTGGGGGAACCGGACTTGGGCCAATCGGCATGAACTGGTTGCTTGAGCGAACACATCACGATTATCGTACTATTTTTCTGGTGCTGATGGGTGTGGCAATCCTGGTCATTCTGGTTGCCTTGATTCTTCCCGGACGTGTCGTTGTAGAAGGAGAACATGTGGAAGAATCCAAACGGGCAGATATGAAATTTCCAGCCAAACCGAATTTGCTTACACCGTTTATTCGACTTCAGAAGAGTGTACAGGGGACGCTGCAACGAGTGCGCAGCACGCTGAATGTCAATCCCCTTGTATATCCTGCGCTGTTCATGCAATCCTTTGTCATAGGTTTGCTCAGCCCGGTTATTACGCTGTACACTCGCACAGATCTGCATATCTCGCCTAACCTGTACAGTTTGTTGCTAATCGCGGGTGGAGGTATTACAGTCATTGCACTGTTGCCTGTGGGGAAAATGGTAGACCGATTTGGAACGGCACCGTTTCTGAACATCGGTTTTTTGATGGCAGCAGTGAGCCTGTTTGCCTTTTCTTCCATTACGTCCATTCCTGTTGTATTCGGCATCGTCATGCTGGTTGGTGTTAGCTATGCGATGATTCTCCCGGCCTGGAATGCATTTGTGGCCACCTTGATTCCCAAAGGAGAACGCGGAGCGATCTGGGGATTCTTCCTGACCCTTCAGGGATCAGGTATGGTCGTAGGGCCGATTGTATCCGGGCTGCTGTGGGATCACATTAGTCATCCGGCTCCATTTATCGGGAGTGCTGTCGTTATGGCTGGACTTGCCGTTGTGCACTATGTGTTATCACGTAAACCGTATCGAACAGCTCCTGTCAAATGA
- a CDS encoding YktB family protein yields the protein MTFSGFNSSDFDVFQVPGLEPRMELLIERVRPKLEELGTELTPYLTELCGEEMFVHVAKHARRTVNPPKDTWVAWASSKRGYKALPHFEVGMFDTHLFVIFAIIYESPNKTTFAEGLERQLDEVRSSLPGEFYWSMDHMAPHGTLQQDMQDEDFDKIITKLKTVKKAEVMCGLRVDRDDPLTADGDKFLKTVRSTFKTLLPLYKMSLS from the coding sequence ATGACTTTCTCAGGTTTTAATAGTAGTGATTTTGATGTATTTCAGGTCCCGGGGCTGGAACCGCGCATGGAATTGCTCATTGAACGTGTTCGACCGAAGCTGGAAGAGCTGGGTACTGAACTTACGCCTTATCTGACAGAATTATGCGGAGAAGAGATGTTTGTGCATGTTGCAAAACACGCGCGCCGTACCGTCAATCCTCCAAAAGATACATGGGTCGCCTGGGCTTCGTCCAAGCGTGGTTATAAAGCACTGCCTCACTTCGAAGTAGGCATGTTCGATACACATCTGTTTGTTATTTTCGCCATCATCTACGAAAGTCCGAACAAAACAACGTTTGCGGAGGGCCTCGAACGCCAGCTGGATGAAGTGCGCAGCAGTTTGCCTGGAGAGTTCTATTGGTCCATGGATCACATGGCTCCTCACGGTACACTGCAACAGGACATGCAGGATGAGGATTTTGACAAAATCATCACCAAGCTGAAGACGGTAAAAAAAGCCGAGGTCATGTGCGGGCTGCGCGTGGATCGGGATGATCCATTAACTGCGGATGGGGACAAGTTCCTGAAGACGGTTCGTTCCACGTTCAAAACGCTGCTGCCGCTGTACAAGATGTCTTTATCGTAG
- the gndA gene encoding NADP-dependent phosphogluconate dehydrogenase produces the protein MAKQQIGVIGLAVMGKNLALNIESRGFTVSVFNRSPEKTNDLLKEAEGKNLTGTFSIEEFVASLESPRKILIMVQAGKATDATIEQLLPHLDEGDIIIDGGNAYFPDTQRRSKELEDKGIRFIGTGVSGGEEGALKGPSIMPGGQESAYKLVEPILTAISAKVGDDPCCTYIGPDGAGHYVKMVHNGIEYGDMQLIGEAYHLLKSVLNVSVEELHAIFTEWNQGELDSYLIEITADIFSKYDPETGKPMVDVILDAAGQKGTGKWTSQSALDLGVPLSMITESVFSRFLSAMKDERVAASKILNGPATEAFSGDKKAFIENVRKALFASKIVSYAQGFAQMRAASDEYGWDLKYGNIAMIFRGGCIIRSQFLQNIKEAYDKDAELKNLLLDPYFQNIVESYQGAWREVVAAAVTQGIPVPGFSSALSYYDSYRTERLPANLLQAQRDYFGAHTFKRLDKEGSFHHNWME, from the coding sequence ATGGCGAAACAACAGATCGGTGTCATTGGACTTGCAGTAATGGGCAAAAATTTGGCCCTTAACATTGAAAGCAGAGGTTTCACGGTGTCGGTATTTAACCGTTCCCCGGAGAAAACCAACGATCTTCTGAAAGAAGCCGAAGGTAAAAATCTGACAGGCACATTCTCCATTGAAGAGTTTGTGGCATCCCTGGAATCCCCACGCAAAATCCTGATCATGGTACAAGCAGGTAAAGCAACCGACGCAACCATTGAACAACTGCTTCCTCATCTGGATGAGGGTGACATCATCATTGATGGGGGTAACGCCTACTTCCCTGATACCCAACGTCGCAGCAAAGAGCTGGAAGACAAAGGCATTCGCTTCATCGGTACAGGTGTATCCGGTGGTGAAGAAGGCGCACTGAAAGGCCCTTCCATTATGCCAGGCGGACAGGAAAGTGCGTATAAGCTGGTTGAACCGATCCTGACAGCCATTTCGGCCAAAGTCGGAGACGATCCTTGTTGTACATATATCGGACCAGACGGTGCCGGACACTATGTGAAAATGGTGCATAATGGTATCGAATACGGAGATATGCAGCTGATCGGTGAAGCATATCACTTGCTCAAATCCGTGCTGAATGTGTCTGTTGAAGAGCTGCATGCGATCTTTACGGAATGGAATCAAGGCGAGCTGGACAGCTACCTGATTGAAATTACGGCCGATATCTTCTCCAAATACGATCCGGAAACTGGCAAACCGATGGTTGATGTCATTCTGGATGCAGCAGGTCAAAAAGGAACAGGCAAATGGACAAGCCAAAGCGCACTGGATCTCGGCGTACCCTTGTCCATGATTACAGAATCCGTATTCTCCCGTTTCCTGTCTGCGATGAAAGACGAGCGTGTAGCAGCTAGCAAAATCCTGAACGGACCAGCGACTGAAGCATTCTCCGGTGACAAAAAAGCATTCATCGAGAATGTGCGCAAAGCCCTGTTCGCAAGTAAAATCGTATCCTACGCGCAAGGCTTTGCCCAAATGCGTGCAGCTTCCGATGAATACGGCTGGGATCTGAAATACGGCAACATCGCCATGATCTTCCGCGGTGGTTGCATCATCCGTTCACAGTTCCTGCAAAATATCAAGGAAGCATACGACAAAGATGCAGAACTGAAAAACCTGCTTCTGGACCCATATTTCCAAAATATCGTTGAATCCTACCAAGGCGCATGGCGTGAAGTTGTTGCAGCTGCCGTGACCCAAGGCATTCCGGTTCCTGGCTTCTCCAGCGCGTTGTCCTACTATGACAGCTACCGCACAGAGCGTTTGCCTGCAAACCTGCTGCAAGCACAACGTGACTACTTCGGTGCTCATACGTTCAAACGCCTGGACAAAGAAGGCAGCTTCCACCACAACTGGATGGAATAG
- the aroA gene encoding 3-phosphoshikimate 1-carboxyvinyltransferase, translating to MDVIVNPTPTLSGEIGALSSKNYTTRYLLAAALAEGTSTIHYPAHSEDSDAMRRCIRDLGAELEEDDSKIVIKGFGSHPRDVRELNVGNAGAVLRFLMGVTALCPEVTFVNTYPDSLGKRPHDDLIDALGQLGVEVQHEQGRLPITIKGGQAKGGHIQVSGSVSSQYLSALLFVTPLLAEDSTIEVLNDLKSKVVIGQTLEVLEQAGIVIHASDDYMSFRVPGGQAYKPQTYTVQGDYPGSAAVLAAAAVTQSDVKILRLMEQSKQGERAIVDVLRMMDVPLTHENDVVHVQGNGKLKAVEFDGDAATDAVLAMVAAAVFAEGTSRFYNVENLRYKECDRITDYLNELRKAGANVEERQAEIIVHGRPEGVEGGVEINAHYDHRVIMALTVVGLRSKEPLRIRDAHHVAKSYPQYFDHLQALGASVQWVKE from the coding sequence ATGGACGTTATCGTTAATCCAACCCCAACCCTAAGCGGGGAAATTGGAGCCCTGTCTTCCAAAAACTACACCACACGCTACCTGCTTGCTGCTGCACTGGCAGAAGGCACCAGTACGATTCATTATCCAGCACATAGTGAAGATAGTGATGCTATGCGCAGATGTATTCGCGATCTTGGAGCCGAGCTTGAAGAGGATGACAGCAAAATCGTTATCAAGGGCTTTGGCAGCCATCCCCGTGATGTGCGGGAATTGAATGTCGGCAATGCGGGAGCCGTACTGCGCTTCCTTATGGGCGTAACAGCACTTTGCCCTGAAGTAACGTTTGTGAATACGTACCCGGATTCTCTCGGCAAACGTCCACATGATGATCTGATTGACGCACTTGGCCAGCTTGGTGTTGAGGTTCAGCACGAGCAAGGGCGACTCCCGATTACGATCAAAGGCGGTCAGGCCAAAGGTGGACATATTCAAGTCTCAGGTTCGGTCAGCTCCCAGTACTTGAGCGCATTATTGTTTGTAACTCCTCTTCTGGCAGAAGACAGCACGATTGAAGTATTGAATGACTTGAAATCCAAAGTGGTCATTGGTCAGACGCTGGAAGTACTGGAGCAGGCAGGTATCGTCATTCATGCAAGTGATGATTATATGTCCTTCCGTGTACCCGGGGGTCAGGCTTATAAACCGCAAACGTATACTGTTCAGGGAGACTATCCGGGTTCAGCAGCTGTCCTCGCGGCCGCGGCTGTCACCCAATCGGATGTTAAAATTTTGCGATTGATGGAACAGAGCAAACAGGGTGAGCGTGCCATCGTTGACGTTCTGCGCATGATGGATGTGCCGTTGACGCATGAGAACGATGTGGTACATGTACAAGGTAACGGTAAATTGAAGGCTGTCGAATTTGACGGAGATGCCGCGACGGACGCGGTGCTCGCGATGGTAGCTGCGGCTGTATTTGCGGAAGGGACTTCACGGTTCTATAATGTAGAGAACTTACGTTACAAGGAATGTGATCGCATTACAGATTATTTGAACGAGCTGCGGAAGGCAGGTGCCAACGTAGAGGAGCGTCAAGCCGAGATTATCGTACACGGTCGTCCAGAAGGTGTCGAGGGTGGCGTTGAGATCAACGCTCACTACGATCATCGCGTAATTATGGCACTCACTGTTGTTGGTCTGCGTTCCAAGGAGCCGCTTCGTATTCGGGATGCACACCATGTAGCCAAGTCTTATCCGCAATATTTCGATCATTTGCAGGCGCTTGGCGCCTCGGTTCAATGGGTAAAAGAGTAA
- a CDS encoding shikimate kinase, producing the protein MSKSNNIILIGMMGTGKSTVADMLARELGYRLIDVDAAVEREEGCTIPELFTGKGETYFRDAESRMLCSVLEKKAQVIATGGGVVLRSDNCDVMSKNGWVVALTADPAVIVQRVSGCDNRPLLAGNAEERIQTIMQERKDAYRFAHYTVDTTELSAAEVTRLILAHYRV; encoded by the coding sequence TTGAGCAAGTCTAACAATATTATTCTCATCGGCATGATGGGAACGGGCAAATCAACTGTTGCTGACATGCTCGCACGCGAGCTGGGCTACCGACTGATTGATGTGGACGCCGCGGTGGAGAGAGAGGAAGGCTGTACGATTCCTGAATTGTTCACAGGCAAGGGAGAGACGTATTTCCGCGATGCCGAGAGCCGCATGTTATGCTCGGTGTTGGAGAAGAAGGCGCAGGTAATTGCAACAGGAGGCGGTGTCGTTCTGCGTTCAGACAATTGTGATGTCATGTCTAAGAACGGATGGGTGGTTGCCTTGACTGCGGATCCGGCAGTGATTGTACAGCGCGTTAGCGGCTGTGATAATCGTCCACTCTTGGCAGGTAATGCGGAGGAACGCATACAGACCATTATGCAGGAACGGAAGGACGCATACCGGTTCGCACATTACACGGTGGATACTACGGAGTTATCCGCTGCTGAAGTGACTCGTCTAATTTTAGCGCATTACCGCGTCTAA
- a CDS encoding glucose PTS transporter subunit IIA has translation MNWLGSLQQLGRAVMLPTMVLPAAAILLSVGSLPWDAWGLKVVGEVSTVAGHGIFYFLPYLFAVGVALGLSNQAGQAGLAALAGIVIYDQVTRNFGDDTIQPASLIGIILGALAGVTHNRFKSIKLPEILQFFGGSRFVLLIVGLCSALFSFFMLWIAPILQHALNAIATWEYSLGGFGLFIYGVLYRVLVAFGLHHLLNNVFWFQLGTYETADGNIVQGDLPRFFAGDPTAGYFMAGLFPIMMFAIPAIAFAIIQEAREDLKPKIKKTFLTSALVCFLTGVSEQIEFAFLFAAPYLFIVHAVMSGLAMWISYWLDIRHGFSYSAGIIDYILNFHLSENAWKIIPVGILYGLVYYFLFRWAIRTFKIPTPGREEGSMLEDWVGNIPYQAPLILEALGGKENIVQVEACITRLRLTVHNDRLIDTGAMKSMGSAGLIKLGGGNVQVVFGTYSELIREEIAKLLERDLQQVLFCAPVQGKMLPIEEVPDQIFAAKLVGDGVAFVPEKGELVSPVYGTIMHMYPTMHALGISTREGLEVLLHIGIDTSQLKGHFEAFVQEGDTVEPGQLLIKFDLAVLRAEAASLTTPMVITNPDRVKSWSFAPFKQVKKGQASVMSVVLYDRNVGGVE, from the coding sequence ATGAATTGGCTCGGATCCTTGCAGCAGCTCGGACGAGCGGTAATGCTGCCTACAATGGTCCTGCCCGCCGCCGCAATTTTGCTGAGTGTTGGCAGTTTGCCCTGGGACGCCTGGGGATTGAAAGTTGTTGGTGAAGTGTCTACCGTGGCCGGACACGGTATTTTTTATTTTTTGCCGTATTTGTTCGCTGTCGGTGTAGCGCTGGGACTCTCCAACCAGGCCGGACAAGCGGGACTCGCTGCTCTGGCTGGTATTGTGATATATGATCAGGTGACTCGCAATTTCGGGGATGACACCATTCAACCTGCTTCCTTAATCGGAATTATTCTCGGCGCACTCGCCGGGGTGACGCATAATCGGTTCAAAAGCATTAAATTGCCCGAAATCTTACAGTTTTTTGGCGGTTCAAGGTTTGTTTTGCTCATTGTTGGACTGTGCTCGGCGCTGTTCTCCTTTTTTATGTTATGGATCGCACCCATACTGCAACATGCATTGAACGCCATCGCCACCTGGGAATACAGTCTCGGCGGTTTTGGGCTGTTTATATATGGGGTCCTGTACAGGGTACTGGTGGCCTTTGGGCTGCATCATCTGCTTAACAATGTGTTCTGGTTCCAACTGGGAACGTATGAAACAGCAGACGGAAATATTGTGCAAGGGGATTTGCCACGTTTTTTTGCAGGCGATCCGACAGCAGGATATTTTATGGCGGGGTTGTTCCCGATCATGATGTTCGCAATTCCAGCGATTGCCTTTGCCATTATTCAGGAAGCAAGGGAAGACCTAAAACCGAAAATCAAAAAAACATTTCTTACTTCCGCGCTTGTTTGTTTTCTGACAGGGGTATCGGAGCAGATTGAGTTTGCCTTTTTGTTTGCTGCACCATATCTGTTTATCGTGCATGCAGTCATGTCGGGTCTTGCGATGTGGATCAGCTACTGGCTTGATATCAGGCACGGCTTCTCTTATTCCGCCGGCATTATCGATTACATACTCAATTTTCATCTATCGGAGAATGCGTGGAAGATCATACCGGTTGGCATACTATATGGGTTGGTTTATTATTTCCTGTTCAGATGGGCGATCCGCACGTTCAAGATTCCGACTCCAGGCCGTGAAGAGGGTTCCATGCTGGAAGATTGGGTAGGTAACATTCCCTATCAGGCGCCTCTCATTTTGGAAGCATTGGGTGGGAAAGAAAACATTGTGCAGGTAGAAGCCTGTATTACACGGCTTCGTCTCACGGTGCATAATGATCGGTTAATCGATACAGGTGCAATGAAGAGTATGGGGTCCGCAGGCCTTATCAAGCTGGGTGGCGGTAACGTACAAGTCGTATTTGGCACCTACTCGGAATTGATCCGGGAAGAGATTGCAAAGCTGCTCGAACGGGATCTGCAGCAGGTTCTGTTCTGCGCTCCGGTTCAGGGTAAGATGTTACCGATTGAAGAGGTACCTGACCAGATTTTCGCAGCCAAGCTTGTGGGTGACGGAGTCGCCTTTGTCCCGGAAAAAGGAGAACTGGTCTCACCCGTCTACGGAACGATTATGCACATGTATCCGACGATGCATGCCTTGGGGATTTCAACCCGGGAAGGACTTGAGGTCCTGTTGCATATCGGGATCGACACATCCCAGTTGAAAGGGCACTTTGAAGCTTTTGTTCAGGAAGGGGACACGGTGGAGCCGGGTCAGTTGTTAATCAAGTTTGACCTGGCTGTATTGCGAGCCGAGGCGGCGTCGCTGACGACACCGATGGTGATCACGAATCCAGATCGTGTTAAATCATGGAGTTTTGCTCCATTTAAGCAAGTTAAGAAAGGTCAGGCATCCGTTATGTCCGTGGTGCTCTATGACAGGAACGTTGGAGGGGTAGAATGA
- a CDS encoding rhodanese-like domain-containing protein, which yields MTQIAEIETSELRRRLKAGEKLQMIDVREDDEVAQGMIEGAKHIPLGQIPDRLSEIEKSGEIVLICRSGYRSERACEYLQQLGYDGCTNMVGGMLQWQQED from the coding sequence ATGACACAAATTGCTGAAATTGAAACTTCTGAGCTCCGCCGCCGTTTAAAGGCGGGAGAAAAGCTCCAGATGATAGACGTCCGTGAGGACGATGAAGTCGCGCAAGGCATGATTGAGGGAGCCAAGCACATCCCGCTTGGGCAGATTCCGGACAGACTGTCTGAAATCGAAAAATCAGGTGAGATTGTCCTGATCTGTCGGAGCGGTTACCGCAGTGAGCGCGCCTGTGAATATTTACAGCAGCTCGGCTACGATGGCTGCACCAACATGGTCGGCGGCATGCTTCAATGGCAACAGGAAGACTAA
- the ptsP gene encoding phosphoenolpyruvate--protein phosphotransferase, giving the protein MKIQGINGAAGIAIGKAFVLPSWEWDLPDQKMDSVDLAQEFERLYEGIRTSKDEIEYIKNEFKEVVGPEESSIFDAHLAILEDPVFMNEIRGIIERQYKAAEVAVKEAIDHFVTMFDLLEDEYMKERAIDIKDVGNRLLKHLLGAPEITLPSDTQPYILVAKELSPSQLAHLNPSHVLGIVTLIGGKTSHSAIMARALGIPLVSGLEASLGMPVETGDMLVVDGDNGLVFTEPDRKTIERYTMIRSKQLKKKEQLQVLATVDAVTKDGSVLHLASNISSVKELDMALKHGAKGVGLFRTEFLYMDRATFPGEQEQYEVYRLVAEKTAGQSVVIRTLDIGGDKQLDYFELPEEDNPFLGYRAIRISLDRKDLFKTQLTAILRASAAGNVKIMYPMISSVEELQEANEILREAMSDLDERKLPYDPHIQVGIMIEVPAAVMIADLLAEEADFFSIGTNDLVQYVLAVDRMNEQIAHMYHPYHPAVLRMLRATVEAAHTAGIDVSVCGEMAGDERSIPIWLELGISNLSMSPQSLLRVKHRVLNTTTAAAKEAAQECFTLRTSADIEQRLQVFNDSMGSPDEQSGSNAS; this is encoded by the coding sequence ATGAAGATACAAGGCATCAACGGCGCTGCAGGCATAGCCATCGGCAAAGCATTTGTCCTGCCCAGTTGGGAATGGGATCTGCCGGATCAGAAGATGGATTCGGTGGATCTCGCCCAAGAGTTCGAACGGCTGTACGAGGGCATACGGACATCGAAGGATGAGATTGAATATATCAAGAATGAGTTCAAGGAAGTCGTTGGGCCGGAAGAGTCCAGCATCTTTGATGCGCATCTGGCGATTCTGGAAGATCCCGTATTCATGAACGAGATTCGTGGCATAATTGAGCGTCAATACAAGGCGGCAGAAGTGGCCGTCAAAGAAGCGATTGATCATTTTGTCACCATGTTTGATCTGCTGGAAGATGAATATATGAAGGAACGCGCCATAGACATCAAGGACGTTGGAAACCGATTGTTAAAGCATTTGCTGGGTGCACCGGAAATTACGCTTCCATCGGATACACAGCCTTATATTCTTGTGGCTAAAGAGCTGTCTCCCTCTCAACTTGCGCATTTGAATCCAAGTCATGTGCTGGGCATCGTGACCCTCATCGGAGGTAAAACGTCGCACTCCGCTATTATGGCCCGTGCCCTTGGCATTCCACTCGTTTCCGGTCTGGAAGCGAGTCTTGGCATGCCGGTAGAGACCGGGGATATGCTGGTTGTTGATGGAGATAACGGCCTGGTATTTACAGAACCGGATCGTAAGACAATTGAACGTTACACGATGATTCGCAGCAAACAATTGAAGAAAAAAGAACAGTTGCAGGTACTTGCTACAGTGGATGCGGTAACCAAAGACGGCTCCGTTCTGCATCTGGCTTCTAACATCAGTTCCGTCAAGGAACTGGATATGGCATTGAAACATGGGGCGAAGGGCGTTGGTTTATTCCGGACAGAGTTCCTCTACATGGACCGGGCTACATTTCCGGGGGAGCAGGAGCAATATGAGGTCTATCGTCTTGTTGCTGAGAAAACGGCAGGTCAGTCGGTAGTTATTCGTACGCTCGATATTGGTGGTGACAAGCAGCTCGACTATTTCGAACTTCCGGAAGAAGATAACCCGTTTCTGGGATATCGTGCGATTCGAATCAGTCTGGACCGCAAAGATCTGTTCAAAACACAGCTTACAGCCATTTTGCGCGCCAGTGCTGCCGGTAATGTTAAAATTATGTACCCGATGATCTCTTCGGTAGAAGAACTTCAGGAGGCCAATGAAATCCTGCGTGAAGCGATGTCTGACCTGGACGAGCGGAAGTTGCCGTACGATCCGCATATTCAGGTAGGCATCATGATTGAGGTGCCAGCAGCGGTGATGATCGCCGATCTGCTTGCCGAGGAAGCTGATTTCTTCAGTATCGGTACGAATGATTTAGTGCAATACGTGCTGGCTGTAGACCGAATGAACGAGCAGATTGCTCACATGTATCACCCGTATCATCCTGCCGTACTGCGCATGCTGCGCGCGACAGTGGAAGCGGCACACACTGCAGGGATCGATGTCAGTGTGTGTGGGGAGATGGCCGGAGACGAGCGTTCGATCCCTATATGGCTGGAACTAGGTATAAGCAATTTGAGCATGTCCCCACAATCCTTGCTGCGTGTGAAGCACAGGGTATTGAATACGACAACTGCGGCTGCCAAAGAGGCAGCACAGGAATGCTTCACCCTGCGGACAAGTGCAGACATCGAACAGCGTCTGCAGGTCTTCAATGATTCGATGGGTAGCCCGGATGAACAGAGCGGATCAAATGCATCTTAG